The genomic window GGCGAAAGTAGCGAATCAAATAGGTATCCCTTATTATTCTGTGAATTTTGAAAAAGAATATTGGGACCGTGTATTCGAGTACTTTTTAGCTGAATACAAACGTGGTAGAACACCAAATCCTGATGTCATGTGTAACAAAGAAATTAAATTTAAAGCCTTTCTAGATTATGCCATGCAGCTTGGTGCTGATTACGTGGCGACAGGTCACTATGCGCAAGTTGTGCGTGACGAAAAAGGAATATCTCATATGTTACGTGGGGTAGACCAAAATAAAGATCAAACGTACTTTTTAAGTCAACTTTCTCAAGAACAATTATCTAAAACAATGTTTCCACTTGGACATATGGAGAAAAAAGAAGTTCGTGAGATTGCCGAAAAAGCTGGACTTGCAACTGCTAAAAAGAAGGATTCAACAGGTGTTTGTTTTATTGGTGAAAAGAATTTTAAAGAATTTCTTGGGGAATATTTACCAGCACAACCTGGTAAAATGATCACGTTAGATGGTGATATTAAAGGCAATCATGCTGGATTAATGTACTATACCATTGGTCAAAGACAAGGATTAGGAATCGGTGGAGGTCAAGGTGAATCGAGTGAACCGTGGTTTGTTGTAGGGAAAGAGTTATCAACAAACACTTTATATGTAGGACAAGGATTTCATCATGAAAACTTGTATTCAACACACCTTGAAGCAAGTGAAGTACATTTTACTGTTGATACACCAAAACCAAAAGAATTTAGATGTACAGCTAAATTTAGATATCGACAACAAGATATTGGTGTACGTGTGGTATTGTCAGATGATCAAACACAAGCAACCGTTTATTTTGATGAACCAGTAAGAGCAATTACCCCAGGACAAGCCGTTGTTTTTTATGATGGGATGGAATGTTTAGGTGGCGGATTAATCGATGCGGCATTTTATGAAGATAAACAACGTCAGTACATTTA from Vagococcus martis includes these protein-coding regions:
- the mnmA gene encoding tRNA 2-thiouridine(34) synthase MnmA — its product is MTDNSQIKVVVGMSGGVDSSVTALILKEQGYDVVGVFMKNWDDTDENGVCTATEDYKDVAKVANQIGIPYYSVNFEKEYWDRVFEYFLAEYKRGRTPNPDVMCNKEIKFKAFLDYAMQLGADYVATGHYAQVVRDEKGISHMLRGVDQNKDQTYFLSQLSQEQLSKTMFPLGHMEKKEVREIAEKAGLATAKKKDSTGVCFIGEKNFKEFLGEYLPAQPGKMITLDGDIKGNHAGLMYYTIGQRQGLGIGGGQGESSEPWFVVGKELSTNTLYVGQGFHHENLYSTHLEASEVHFTVDTPKPKEFRCTAKFRYRQQDIGVRVVLSDDQTQATVYFDEPVRAITPGQAVVFYDGMECLGGGLIDAAFYEDKQRQYI